The proteins below come from a single Chitinophaga pinensis DSM 2588 genomic window:
- a CDS encoding enoyl-CoA hydratase/isomerase family protein, which yields MYHTIKTELKDNTLFIYINRPDKLNALNQQVMSELALAIDEVYSNKDIRSAVITGEGDKAFVAGADISEFLALSDQQGAELAKKGHVVFKHIEDCPKPVIAAVNGFALGGGCELAMACHFRIAATNAKFGQPEVNLGLIPGYGGTQRLTALIGKGKALELMMTGDRISAEEALQWGLVNYVVAPADLLPKATELLQKIHTKAPLAIARVIKCANASQNYAVDGFEIELNEFGACFATKDMQEGASAFIQKRPAVFTGE from the coding sequence ATGTATCATACCATCAAAACAGAACTCAAGGATAATACCCTCTTTATCTACATTAACCGCCCCGATAAGCTGAACGCACTGAATCAGCAGGTTATGTCAGAACTGGCGCTGGCTATCGATGAAGTATATTCCAATAAAGATATCCGCAGTGCCGTGATCACCGGGGAGGGAGATAAAGCGTTTGTGGCAGGGGCTGATATTTCCGAATTCCTGGCATTATCTGATCAGCAGGGAGCAGAGCTGGCTAAGAAAGGACATGTGGTTTTCAAGCATATAGAAGATTGCCCCAAACCTGTGATTGCCGCTGTGAATGGTTTTGCACTGGGGGGAGGTTGTGAACTGGCGATGGCCTGTCACTTCAGGATTGCAGCTACCAATGCGAAGTTCGGTCAGCCGGAAGTAAACCTGGGACTGATCCCTGGTTATGGCGGTACGCAACGCCTGACGGCGCTCATTGGGAAAGGGAAGGCCCTGGAACTCATGATGACAGGCGATAGGATCAGTGCAGAAGAAGCACTGCAATGGGGACTGGTAAACTATGTAGTAGCGCCGGCCGACCTGCTGCCGAAAGCAACGGAACTATTGCAGAAAATACATACAAAAGCGCCGCTGGCCATCGCCCGCGTGATCAAATGCGCCAATGCCTCCCAGAATTATGCGGTAGATGGTTTTGAAATAGAACTGAACGAATTCGGCGCCTGCTTCGCGACCAAAGATATGCAGGAAGGCGCCTCTGCCTTTATACAGAAAAGGCCGGCAGTGTTTACGGGGGAATAA
- a CDS encoding cobalamin B12-binding domain-containing protein encodes MVNPLQRPVRVLVAKVGLDGHDRGAKVIAAALRDAGMEVIYTGLRQTPEMVVSAALQEDVDAIGVSILSGAHMTVFPRIMTLMKEKGMDDVLLTGGGIIPETDMSRLNELGVGKLFPPGTRTEDIAAYITDWVATHRDF; translated from the coding sequence ATGGTCAACCCCCTGCAACGTCCTGTGCGCGTGCTGGTGGCCAAGGTTGGTCTTGACGGCCATGACCGCGGAGCGAAAGTGATCGCGGCAGCCCTGAGAGACGCCGGTATGGAAGTGATTTATACCGGTTTGCGTCAGACGCCTGAAATGGTGGTCAGCGCAGCCCTTCAGGAAGATGTAGACGCCATTGGCGTAAGCATCCTCTCCGGCGCACACATGACGGTTTTTCCACGTATTATGACCCTTATGAAAGAGAAAGGGATGGATGATGTATTGCTCACCGGTGGTGGCATCATACCGGAAACGGATATGTCCCGGCTCAATGAATTAGGTGTCGGAAAACTGTTTCCACCCGGTACACGTACCGAAGATATCGCAGCCTATATCACCGATTGGGTGGCCACTCACAGAGATTTCTAA
- a CDS encoding glutamine--tRNA ligase/YqeY domain fusion protein, which yields MSEERTLNFLEQIIEEDIANGVNDGRVLTRFPPEPNGYLHIGHAKSICLNFGIAQKYNGKTNLRFDDTNPVTEDTEYVDSIKADIQWLGFQWAQELYASDYFEQIYNFAVKLINKGLAYVDDSTAEEIAASKGTPTEPGKGTTYRNRSVEENLDLFARMRAGEFKDGEKVLRAKGDLASPNMHMRDPIIYRIKHAHHHRTGDSWCIYPMYDFAHGQSDSIETITHSICTLEFIPHRPLYNWFIEQLEIFPSRQYEFARLNLTYTVMSKRKLLQLVNEKHVSGWDDPRMPTISGLRRRGYTPASIRAFCERIGIQKRDNMIDVSLLEFCIREELNKTANRVFAVLDPVKLVITNYPEGQVEEMTAENNPEDPNSGTRILPFSNTLYIEREDFMEEPPKKFFRLGPGLAVRLKNAYIIKGESFEKDADGNITTIYATYLPESKSGGDTSGLTVKGTIHWVSAAHAATAEVRLYDRLFKVEDPGNEEGDFKSYINPDSLQVISKAYVEPSLLNAKPGERFQFLRKGYFAADADSTPDNVVFNRTVTLKDAWAKEAKKG from the coding sequence ATGAGTGAAGAAAGGACCCTCAATTTTCTGGAACAGATTATAGAAGAGGACATTGCCAACGGCGTCAATGACGGCAGGGTGCTTACACGCTTCCCTCCGGAACCAAATGGCTATCTGCACATTGGTCACGCTAAATCCATCTGCCTCAACTTCGGCATCGCCCAGAAGTACAACGGTAAAACCAACCTCCGTTTTGACGATACCAATCCCGTTACGGAGGATACTGAATATGTGGATTCCATTAAGGCCGACATACAATGGCTGGGCTTCCAATGGGCACAGGAACTGTATGCTTCAGATTATTTCGAACAGATATACAACTTCGCAGTAAAACTGATCAATAAAGGACTGGCTTACGTAGATGACTCTACCGCTGAAGAAATCGCGGCTTCTAAAGGTACGCCGACCGAACCGGGTAAAGGCACTACCTACCGCAACCGCAGTGTAGAAGAAAACCTGGACCTCTTCGCCCGTATGCGTGCAGGAGAGTTTAAGGACGGCGAAAAGGTATTACGTGCAAAAGGAGACCTGGCTTCTCCAAACATGCACATGCGTGATCCTATCATTTATCGTATCAAACATGCGCATCACCACCGTACCGGTGACAGCTGGTGTATCTATCCGATGTATGACTTTGCCCACGGACAAAGCGACAGCATCGAAACGATCACCCATTCCATCTGTACCCTGGAGTTTATTCCTCACCGCCCGTTGTACAACTGGTTCATCGAGCAACTGGAAATATTCCCGTCCCGCCAATATGAATTTGCCCGTCTGAACCTTACCTATACGGTAATGAGCAAACGTAAACTTCTGCAGCTGGTGAACGAGAAACACGTCAGCGGATGGGATGACCCACGTATGCCGACCATCAGTGGTCTGCGTCGTCGTGGTTATACACCTGCAAGTATCCGCGCTTTCTGTGAACGCATTGGTATCCAGAAACGTGATAATATGATCGATGTGAGTCTGCTGGAATTCTGTATCCGTGAGGAACTGAATAAAACAGCAAACCGCGTATTCGCAGTACTGGATCCGGTTAAACTGGTAATTACCAACTATCCTGAAGGTCAGGTAGAAGAGATGACCGCAGAAAATAACCCGGAAGATCCAAACTCCGGTACACGTATCCTGCCTTTCAGCAATACACTGTACATCGAGCGTGAAGACTTCATGGAAGAACCGCCTAAGAAATTCTTCCGTCTTGGCCCAGGTCTGGCTGTACGACTGAAAAATGCCTACATCATCAAAGGCGAAAGCTTTGAAAAAGATGCAGATGGCAATATCACGACTATCTATGCTACCTACCTGCCGGAAAGCAAAAGCGGTGGCGATACCAGCGGTCTGACCGTAAAAGGAACGATCCACTGGGTAAGTGCAGCACATGCAGCTACAGCTGAAGTAAGACTGTACGACCGCCTGTTTAAAGTGGAAGATCCAGGTAATGAAGAAGGTGATTTCAAATCTTATATCAACCCTGATTCCCTGCAGGTCATTTCAAAGGCTTATGTTGAGCCAAGTCTGCTGAATGCTAAACCAGGCGAACGCTTCCAGTTCCTGCGCAAAGGCTATTTCGCTGCAGATGCTGACAGCACTCCTGATAACGTAGTATTCAACCGCACAGTGACACTGAAAGATGCCTGGGCGAAGGAAGCTAAGAAAGGATAA
- the gltX gene encoding glutamate--tRNA ligase, whose product MQHQKVRVRFAPSPTGGLHLGGVRTVLFNYLFAKQHNGEFVLRIEDTDQTRYVPGAEEYIIECLRWCGLNADEGPHVGGPYAPYRQSERKAQYRQYAEQLVAAGHAYYAFDTPEELEEMRSRLKTEHNPSPQYNAAARQQMRNSISLSAEETAALLEKGTPHVIRIKMPQGEEVGFTDMIRGHVQFNTSTVDDKVLLKADGMPTYHLAVVVDDYLMKITHAFRGEEWLPSAPVHLLLWKYLGWEAQMPNWAHLPLILKPDGNGKLSKRDGDRLGFPVYAMNWADPKTGDMTTGFREKGFLPEAFVNMLAMLGWNDGSGQEIFTMDELIARFSLDRVHKAGAKFDFEKAKWFNHQYLLHADNNRLAELFMPVLKEKNVNASPEYVATIAGLVKERCDFVNDIWDHAFFFFQAPETFDIAAVKPKWNADKTQFFRDWASIVEGLSDFSATSLEESFKTLAGSMNIKPGELQLPFRIMLCGGKFGPPVFNIAETLGKHETIARIMRGLDAINA is encoded by the coding sequence ATGCAACATCAGAAAGTAAGGGTACGCTTTGCGCCCAGTCCAACAGGTGGCCTGCACCTCGGAGGTGTACGCACGGTTTTATTCAACTATTTATTTGCAAAGCAGCACAATGGTGAATTTGTGCTTCGTATAGAAGATACTGACCAGACCCGTTATGTACCGGGCGCGGAGGAATATATCATAGAATGTCTGCGCTGGTGTGGTCTGAATGCGGATGAAGGTCCGCATGTAGGTGGCCCTTATGCCCCTTACCGCCAGAGCGAACGTAAAGCACAATACCGTCAGTATGCAGAACAGCTGGTAGCAGCTGGTCACGCCTACTATGCGTTTGACACACCGGAAGAACTGGAAGAAATGCGTAGCAGACTGAAGACCGAGCATAATCCTTCTCCTCAGTATAATGCTGCTGCCCGTCAGCAGATGCGTAATTCTATCAGTCTGTCAGCAGAAGAAACAGCGGCACTCCTGGAAAAAGGGACGCCGCATGTCATCCGTATTAAAATGCCACAGGGTGAAGAAGTTGGGTTTACCGACATGATCCGCGGTCATGTACAATTCAATACCAGCACTGTCGATGATAAAGTACTGCTGAAAGCAGATGGTATGCCGACCTATCACCTGGCTGTGGTAGTAGATGATTATCTCATGAAGATCACGCACGCTTTCCGTGGCGAAGAATGGCTGCCTTCAGCGCCAGTACACCTGTTGCTGTGGAAATACCTGGGATGGGAAGCTCAGATGCCTAACTGGGCGCACCTGCCACTGATCCTGAAACCTGACGGTAACGGTAAACTGAGTAAACGTGACGGCGATCGCCTGGGTTTCCCGGTATATGCGATGAACTGGGCGGATCCTAAGACAGGTGACATGACCACCGGTTTCCGTGAGAAAGGTTTCCTGCCGGAGGCATTTGTGAATATGCTGGCTATGCTGGGTTGGAACGACGGTTCCGGTCAGGAGATATTTACAATGGACGAACTGATCGCCCGTTTCTCTCTGGATCGTGTACACAAAGCAGGCGCTAAATTCGATTTCGAAAAAGCAAAATGGTTCAACCACCAGTACCTGTTGCATGCAGATAATAACCGTCTGGCAGAACTGTTTATGCCGGTACTGAAAGAAAAGAATGTCAACGCATCTCCTGAATACGTAGCGACAATCGCAGGTCTCGTAAAAGAGCGTTGTGATTTCGTGAATGATATCTGGGATCATGCTTTCTTCTTCTTCCAGGCGCCTGAAACATTCGATATTGCTGCGGTGAAACCTAAATGGAATGCAGATAAAACACAGTTCTTCCGTGACTGGGCTTCTATCGTAGAAGGATTGTCTGATTTCTCGGCTACTTCATTAGAAGAAAGCTTCAAAACGCTGGCTGGTTCTATGAATATCAAACCAGGCGAATTACAGCTGCCATTTCGTATCATGCTGTGTGGTGGTAAGTTCGGTCCGCCGGTATTCAATATCGCAGAAACCCTTGGTAAACATGAAACCATTGCAAGGATCATGAGAGGACTGGATGCGATCAATGCATAA
- a CDS encoding polysaccharide deacetylase family protein — protein sequence MFYLTKTPGLLKALYKNCTWNFSPARPSVYLTFDDGPHPVATPFVLEQLRKYEAKATFFCIGKNVIEYPDIYQQILEEGHHIGNHTHNHLNGWKTGTDKYMENILEARKYISSPLFRPPYGRITPFQVKHLKKLIPNAQVIMWDVLSADFDTEKSGEDCVQNVVFKAKPGSIIVFHDSTKAWDRLEYALPRVLEYFRKEKLNMEAIPY from the coding sequence ATGTTTTATCTTACGAAAACACCTGGGCTGCTGAAAGCACTGTATAAAAACTGCACCTGGAACTTTTCCCCGGCCAGGCCATCTGTATACCTCACGTTTGATGACGGCCCTCACCCGGTGGCGACTCCCTTTGTACTGGAACAACTCCGTAAATACGAGGCGAAAGCAACGTTTTTCTGTATAGGGAAAAACGTTATTGAGTATCCGGATATCTATCAACAGATCCTGGAAGAAGGCCATCATATCGGCAATCATACCCATAACCACCTGAACGGCTGGAAAACCGGGACGGATAAATACATGGAGAATATTCTCGAAGCCCGTAAATACATCAGTTCCCCCTTATTCCGTCCGCCTTATGGCAGGATCACTCCATTCCAGGTAAAACACCTGAAGAAGCTGATCCCTAATGCACAAGTGATCATGTGGGATGTATTAAGCGCTGATTTTGATACAGAAAAGAGCGGAGAGGACTGCGTACAGAATGTGGTGTTTAAGGCGAAACCAGGGTCTATTATTGTGTTTCACGACAGCACAAAAGCCTGGGACCGGCTGGAATATGCCTTACCCAGAGTACTGGAATACTTTCGCAAGGAGAAATTGAATATGGAAGCAATCCCTTATTAA